In one window of Mycobacteriales bacterium DNA:
- a CDS encoding acyl-CoA dehydrogenase family protein: protein MDLRFTADDEAFRLEVRDWLKQHLVGEFAELGDAGGPGREHEGVETRRAWERVLGEADWSCIGWPEPYGRGASLIQQVIFAEEYAAAGAPHRINHFGENLLGPTLLECGSEEQKRRFLPPIKVGDELWCQGYSEPGAGSDLAGVKTRAVKDGDEWVITGQKVWTSLAHIADWCFVVARTDPDSSRHAGLSYLLVPMHQDGIEIRPIVQMTGTAEFNEVFFEGARTSADNVVGEVGDGWRVAMATLGYERGVATLAQQIGFAHELDQVIALARRTGAADDPVIRDRLTQAWIELRVMRYTALRTLAVDVPGAEASISKLLWAPWHQRLGELAMAVRGEAALDLDIDTDELDGLQRLFLFSRADTIYGGSNEIQRDIIARRMLGLPRG from the coding sequence GTGGATCTTCGTTTCACGGCCGACGACGAGGCCTTCCGCCTCGAGGTCCGCGACTGGCTGAAGCAGCATCTCGTCGGCGAGTTCGCCGAGCTCGGCGACGCCGGTGGGCCGGGCCGCGAGCATGAGGGTGTCGAGACCCGCCGCGCGTGGGAGCGGGTGCTCGGCGAGGCCGACTGGTCGTGCATCGGCTGGCCAGAGCCCTACGGTCGGGGTGCGAGCCTGATCCAGCAGGTGATCTTCGCCGAGGAGTACGCCGCCGCAGGCGCCCCTCACCGGATCAACCACTTCGGTGAGAACCTACTCGGACCGACGCTGCTCGAGTGCGGGAGCGAGGAGCAGAAGCGGCGGTTCCTGCCGCCCATCAAGGTCGGCGACGAGCTGTGGTGCCAGGGCTACTCCGAACCCGGCGCCGGCTCCGACCTCGCCGGTGTCAAGACCAGGGCCGTGAAGGACGGCGACGAGTGGGTCATCACGGGCCAGAAGGTATGGACGTCGCTGGCGCACATCGCCGACTGGTGTTTCGTCGTCGCGCGCACCGATCCGGACTCTTCGCGGCACGCGGGCCTGTCGTACCTGCTGGTGCCGATGCACCAGGACGGCATCGAGATCCGGCCGATCGTGCAGATGACCGGCACGGCGGAGTTCAACGAGGTCTTCTTCGAAGGTGCGCGCACGTCGGCTGACAACGTGGTCGGCGAGGTGGGCGACGGCTGGCGCGTCGCCATGGCAACCCTCGGCTACGAGCGCGGCGTCGCGACCCTCGCCCAGCAGATCGGGTTCGCCCACGAGCTCGACCAGGTCATCGCACTCGCCCGGCGTACCGGCGCCGCCGACGACCCCGTGATCCGCGACCGGCTGACGCAGGCGTGGATCGAGCTTCGCGTGATGCGCTACACGGCGTTGCGCACGCTGGCCGTCGACGTCCCGGGTGCCGAGGCGTCGATCTCGAAGCTGCTGTGGGCGCCTTGGCACCAGCGCCTCGGCGAGCTCGCGATGGCGGTGCGCGGTGAGGCGGCCCTCGATCTCGACATCGACACCGACGAGCTCGACGGCCTCCAGCGGCTGTTCCTGTTCAGCCGGGCGGACACGATCTACGGCGGGTCGAACGAGATCCAGCGCGACATCATCGCCCGCCGGATGCTGGGGCTCCCTCGCGGATAG
- a CDS encoding amidase, with amino-acid sequence MTTFITRLDTTGAGPRLAVKDIIDVAGVPTTAGCRALERIAKPAAEDAACLAGARAAGARIVGKANTHELAALAFGTNPWFGTPANPFDPALIPGGSSSGSAVAVATGEADVALGSDTGGSVRIPSACCGTTGLKTTYGRVSLDGVWPLAPSFDTIGPMARDVAGVVAGMRLLEPGFEAAATPATSIGRIRTDSDPLIEAAVDEALRAAGFEITELGWHDLAQANELWTSIYLQEMWESDHELLESDPEGIGEDVAGLIAMGSGSGGESADSRTKLADWRRSFAEIFERVQLLALPTMPIFPPRIDAITPATLLPLTIDVTRYATVFNAAGTPCTAQPVPVPAAGSRLPASLQLVGPHGAEPLLLATAQRVESAL; translated from the coding sequence ATGACGACGTTCATCACGCGGCTGGACACCACCGGGGCAGGCCCGCGGCTCGCGGTCAAGGACATCATTGACGTCGCGGGCGTGCCGACGACGGCAGGCTGCCGAGCGCTGGAGCGCATCGCGAAGCCCGCAGCGGAGGACGCGGCGTGCCTCGCGGGGGCGCGGGCGGCCGGCGCCCGGATCGTCGGCAAGGCCAACACCCACGAGCTCGCTGCGCTCGCCTTCGGGACGAACCCGTGGTTCGGTACGCCGGCGAACCCGTTCGACCCCGCCCTCATCCCCGGTGGCTCCTCGAGCGGCTCCGCGGTCGCGGTCGCCACGGGTGAGGCCGACGTCGCGCTCGGCTCGGACACCGGCGGATCGGTCCGCATCCCGTCCGCCTGCTGCGGCACGACAGGTCTGAAGACGACGTACGGGCGAGTGTCGCTCGACGGGGTCTGGCCGCTTGCGCCGAGCTTCGACACGATCGGTCCGATGGCGCGCGACGTGGCCGGAGTCGTTGCCGGCATGCGCCTTCTCGAGCCCGGCTTCGAGGCCGCAGCCACGCCGGCCACCTCGATCGGCCGGATCCGCACGGACAGCGACCCACTGATCGAGGCCGCGGTCGATGAGGCGCTGCGCGCGGCCGGCTTCGAGATCACCGAGCTCGGGTGGCACGACCTGGCCCAGGCAAACGAGCTGTGGACCTCGATCTACCTGCAGGAGATGTGGGAGTCCGACCACGAGCTGCTGGAAAGCGATCCCGAGGGGATCGGCGAAGACGTCGCGGGCCTGATCGCGATGGGTTCCGGGTCGGGAGGCGAGTCGGCGGACTCGCGAACGAAGCTGGCGGACTGGCGCAGGTCGTTCGCCGAGATCTTCGAGCGGGTGCAGCTGCTCGCCCTGCCGACGATGCCGATCTTCCCGCCGCGGATCGACGCGATCACGCCCGCCACGTTGCTGCCGCTGACGATCGACGTCACCAGGTACGCGACCGTCTTCAACGCCGCTGGCACGCCGTGCACCGCACAGCCGGTGCCGGTGCCGGCGGCCGGCTCGAGGTTGCCCGCCAGCCTCCAGCTGGTCGGGCCGCACGGCGCGGAGCCGCTGCTGCTCGCGACGGCGCAGCGCGTGGAGTCGGCGCTCTAA
- a CDS encoding nucleosidase, translating to MGRSDVLVVAATREEARYVPDDLPLLVTGLGKVAAASAVAGWLGAATPLEPGFEVINVGTAGALRDGVSGLQIPGRVINHDIAANLLAEMGVRVEDEIVLSDQSDVVLATGDAFVADTVTRAALATRASLVDMEGFAVAWACRQARVRSVLVKHVSDNADATALDWPERIDVSARELGAWLADYLA from the coding sequence ATGGGCCGATCCGACGTGCTGGTCGTCGCGGCAACGCGCGAGGAAGCGCGCTACGTGCCGGACGACCTGCCCCTGCTGGTCACCGGGCTCGGCAAAGTCGCAGCGGCCTCCGCGGTCGCCGGTTGGCTCGGCGCCGCCACGCCACTGGAGCCGGGCTTCGAAGTGATCAACGTCGGTACGGCGGGAGCCCTCCGCGACGGCGTGTCCGGGCTGCAGATCCCCGGCCGCGTGATCAACCACGACATCGCAGCCAACCTCCTCGCCGAGATGGGGGTGCGGGTGGAAGACGAGATCGTGCTGTCCGACCAGTCCGACGTCGTGCTGGCGACGGGCGACGCGTTCGTCGCCGACACGGTGACCCGAGCCGCCCTCGCGACTCGGGCGTCGCTGGTCGACATGGAAGGTTTCGCCGTCGCCTGGGCGTGCCGGCAGGCGCGGGTGCGAAGCGTGCTGGTCAAGCACGTCAGCGACAACGCGGACGCCACCGCGCTGGACTGGCCGGAGCGAATCGACGTGAGCGCGCGCGAGCTCGGCGCCTGGCTCGCCGACTACCTCGCTTAG
- a CDS encoding DEAD/DEAH box helicase family protein, with protein MADRTMDIDRPRARLRAWQAEALARYREGAPTDFLVTATPGAGKTTFALTMASDLMSRRAIDRVIVVAPTDHLRTQWAHAADRLGLRLDPTLANDAGPVRVDMHGYVTTYAQVAARPAIHEARTRAKRTLVVLDEIHHAGDGLSWGEATMLAFDTATRRLALTGTPFRTRADERIPFVRYETDSDGALCSIADYTYGYAEALRDGVVRPVVFAAYTGVSRWKNSAGDVIAASLSETSTQSVEARAWKTALNPGGKWVPHVIAAMDERLTHLRATTMPDAAAIVLASDQDDAKAYADIVARITGHKPALIVSGDPKASERLERFTASDDRFAVCVRMISEGVDIPRAACLAWMTSYRTPLFFAQAVGRVVRSRRPGEAATVFLPAVRPLLALAAEMEVARNSVMPPRTSDGDAHDLDPLVADEDRIATPDSWEALDSDAEFAHVVEGGRAVLATQVVHNDEDQDFIGLPGLLSAEQTAALLARRDEAHRRRATQDELFGVPRDTSWQSIAGLRSEINDLVRKLASRQKLTPAVVHGQVRKAVPGPASAQASEEVLAARRDWLMEQLF; from the coding sequence ATGGCAGACCGGACGATGGACATCGACCGGCCGCGGGCGCGGCTGCGCGCCTGGCAGGCCGAAGCACTCGCGCGCTACCGCGAGGGTGCGCCGACTGACTTCCTGGTCACCGCCACGCCCGGCGCCGGCAAGACCACATTCGCGCTGACCATGGCGAGTGACCTGATGAGCCGACGGGCGATCGATCGGGTGATCGTCGTCGCTCCCACCGACCACCTGCGCACGCAGTGGGCACACGCCGCGGACCGGCTCGGTCTGCGCCTGGATCCGACGCTCGCCAACGACGCCGGCCCCGTGCGCGTCGACATGCACGGCTACGTGACGACGTACGCGCAGGTGGCAGCCCGCCCGGCGATTCACGAAGCCCGCACCCGCGCGAAGCGGACACTGGTCGTTCTCGACGAGATCCATCACGCTGGCGACGGGCTGTCGTGGGGCGAGGCCACGATGCTGGCGTTCGACACCGCCACCCGCCGGCTCGCGCTGACCGGCACGCCGTTTCGGACCAGAGCCGACGAACGGATCCCGTTCGTCCGTTACGAGACGGACAGCGACGGGGCGCTGTGCAGCATCGCCGACTACACCTACGGCTACGCCGAGGCGTTGCGCGACGGCGTGGTCCGTCCGGTCGTTTTCGCGGCCTACACCGGCGTCTCCCGCTGGAAGAACTCGGCCGGCGACGTGATCGCGGCGTCACTGTCCGAGACGTCGACGCAAAGCGTCGAGGCGCGGGCGTGGAAGACCGCGCTCAACCCGGGCGGCAAGTGGGTTCCTCACGTGATCGCGGCCATGGACGAGCGGCTCACCCACCTGCGCGCGACGACCATGCCTGACGCCGCCGCAATCGTGCTCGCCAGCGACCAGGACGACGCGAAGGCCTACGCCGACATCGTCGCTCGGATCACCGGCCACAAGCCGGCGCTGATCGTCTCCGGAGACCCGAAGGCGAGCGAACGCCTGGAACGCTTCACCGCTTCCGACGACCGCTTCGCGGTGTGTGTCCGCATGATCAGCGAAGGCGTCGACATTCCCCGCGCCGCCTGTCTGGCATGGATGACCAGCTACCGGACGCCGCTGTTCTTCGCCCAGGCCGTGGGTCGCGTCGTACGGTCGCGGCGCCCGGGTGAGGCGGCGACGGTGTTCTTGCCCGCGGTGCGGCCGCTGCTGGCGCTGGCGGCAGAGATGGAAGTGGCGCGCAACAGCGTGATGCCACCGCGCACCAGCGACGGTGACGCTCACGACCTCGACCCGTTGGTCGCCGACGAGGACCGCATCGCGACTCCCGACTCGTGGGAGGCACTGGACTCCGACGCCGAGTTCGCGCACGTGGTCGAGGGAGGGCGCGCGGTCCTCGCGACCCAGGTCGTTCACAACGACGAGGACCAGGACTTCATCGGGCTGCCCGGCCTGCTGAGCGCTGAGCAGACCGCCGCGTTGTTGGCGCGCCGCGACGAGGCGCATCGGCGGCGCGCGACGCAGGACGAGCTGTTCGGCGTGCCGCGCGACACTTCGTGGCAGTCGATCGCCGGGCTGCGTAGCGAGATCAACGACCTAGTGCGCAAGCTCGCGTCACGGCAGAAGCTGACGCCGGCTGTGGTGCACGGTCAGGTCCGCAAGGCGGTTCCCGGTCCGGCGTCGGCGCAGGCATCCGAAGAGGTCCTCGCCGCGCGCCGCGACTGGCTCATGGAGCAGCTCTTCTAG